In the genome of Acetonema longum DSM 6540, the window TTTGTCCGCCGGAGAGCAAGTGCGGCGCATGCTGCCGGTAGGATTCCATTCCTACGGCCTTTAGTGCCTGGTCTACCCGCTCTTTGATCTGATCAGAAGGAACCGCCAGATTTTCCGGACCAAAGGCTACATCTTCCTCGACGATAGCAGCTACGATTTGATTATCAGGATTCTGGAACACCATGCCCACTGATTGCCTGATGTTCCACAGTTGATCGGGATCTTTGGCATTGCGGCCAAAGATCCGGCACTCGCCGCTGGTCGGCAGCAGCAAGGCATTCAGGTGCTTGGCCAAGGTAGATTTACCGGAACCATTAGCGCCGATCACCGCCAGAAATTCTCCCCGGCTCACAGTCAGATTCACGTCATCCAGGGCTTTGACTTCCACGCCTTCTTGGTCTGTGTACAGATGAGTTACATGCTCTAAGTGTATGATCGTTTCCTCAGACGACATTTGTGTAAATCCCCTCCCAGTGCATCGTCCTCCTTAGTGAGACCGTTGAAAAAGGCTCATCTGCGTCACTTCAGCCTCCTGCGGGCTGGCTCATTCAGAAAACATCCCTTTTCAGGAGATAGGTAGTAGCGGCTGTTTTCTTATAAGCTGAAAAGTCACCTGAATTCTTCAGTATGGCAGCGCAGGCATTGCTCTTACCTAGCATCTGAACCTTTCTGAACGGTCTCAGATTCGAAGCAGCAGATGAGCTTTGCAACAAAATTCCAGTATGAAAATAAATACCAGGCAACGA includes:
- a CDS encoding energy-coupling factor transporter ATPase gives rise to the protein MSSEETIIHLEHVTHLYTDQEGVEVKALDDVNLTVSRGEFLAVIGANGSGKSTLAKHLNALLLPTSGECRIFGRNAKDPDQLWNIRQSVGMVFQNPDNQIVAAIVEEDVAFGPENLAVPSDQIKERVDQALKAVGMESYRQHAPHLLSGGQKQRVAIAGVLAMRSQCLVLDEPTAMLDPKGRAEVLSTVRRLNREEGITVVYITHFMEEAMWADRVVVMEAGKVVDQGTPKAIFSQVERLKAMGLDVPTASDLSYRLRQRGVSLPVDIITEEELAVALCPSN